From Chryseobacterium shandongense, the proteins below share one genomic window:
- a CDS encoding UDP-2,3-diacylglucosamine diphosphatase: MLKTTINLEPGKKVYFASDQHFGAPDPKESKIREEHFIRWMDEIKHDAQVLFLMGDLFDFWHEWKHVIPKGYVRVLGKIAELKDRGIHIYFFVGNHDLWMKDYLEEEIGCTVFYTKQYFEMGGKQFLLAHGDGLGPGDKGYKRMKKVFTNPIAQWFFRWLHPDIAMKIALYMSQKNKMISGDEDKEFLGEDKEFLIIYSKEKLKTQKIDYFIYGHRHLPMVMELQGKAKYVNLGDWISYFTYGIFEHDFQLKTFEMNKKRITP, encoded by the coding sequence GTGTTAAAGACAACCATTAACTTAGAACCTGGAAAAAAAGTATATTTTGCCTCCGACCAGCATTTTGGTGCGCCGGATCCTAAGGAAAGCAAAATACGTGAAGAGCACTTTATCCGTTGGATGGATGAGATCAAGCATGATGCGCAGGTGTTGTTTTTAATGGGAGATCTTTTTGATTTCTGGCACGAATGGAAACACGTAATCCCGAAAGGTTATGTACGGGTGCTTGGGAAAATTGCCGAACTTAAAGATCGGGGAATTCATATTTATTTCTTTGTTGGCAATCACGACCTCTGGATGAAAGATTATCTTGAAGAAGAAATAGGATGTACTGTTTTTTATACAAAACAATATTTTGAAATGGGCGGAAAGCAATTTCTGCTTGCTCACGGAGATGGCCTCGGTCCGGGTGATAAAGGATATAAAAGGATGAAAAAAGTTTTTACTAATCCTATTGCGCAATGGTTCTTCAGATGGCTGCATCCTGATATAGCCATGAAAATTGCACTGTATATGTCCCAGAAAAATAAAATGATTTCCGGTGATGAAGACAAAGAATTTTTAGGAGAGGATAAAGAATTTCTTATCATTTATTCCAAAGAAAAACTTAAAACTCAGAAAATAGATTATTTTATTTACGGACACCGCCATCTTCCTATGGTTATGGAGCTGCAAGGAAAAGCAAAATATGTCAATCTGGGAGATTGGATTTCGTACTTTACCTACGGAATATTCGAACATGATTTTCAGCTGAAAACGTTTGAAATGAACAAAAAAAGAATTACCCCGTAA
- a CDS encoding 6-pyruvoyl trahydropterin synthase family protein, whose product MIRITKIFTFETAHVLYNYDGKCKNMHGHSYKLFVTVKGKPINDLEHPKNGMVVDFGDIKSIVKSEIVDVWDHAVLINGLSPHKELGEDLEGKGHKVIYCTFQPTCENMLYAIAAKIKSKLPEGISLAYLKLHETENSYGEWFAEDNQ is encoded by the coding sequence ATGATACGAATTACAAAAATTTTTACATTTGAAACAGCCCATGTGCTGTACAATTATGACGGAAAATGTAAAAATATGCATGGACATTCCTATAAACTGTTTGTAACGGTGAAAGGAAAGCCAATCAATGATTTGGAACACCCTAAAAATGGGATGGTGGTAGATTTTGGAGACATCAAAAGTATCGTAAAATCTGAAATTGTAGACGTCTGGGATCATGCGGTGCTGATCAACGGACTTTCCCCGCATAAAGAACTTGGAGAAGACCTTGAAGGAAAAGGACATAAAGTAATTTACTGTACCTTCCAGCCGACCTGCGAAAACATGCTGTATGCGATTGCTGCGAAGATAAAATCAAAGCTTCCCGAGGGCATTTCTCTGGCTTATCTTAAACTTCACGAGACGGAAAACTCTTACGGGGAATGGTTTGCAGAAGATAATCAGTAA
- a CDS encoding acyl-CoA thioesterase, whose product MSLIYEKQIKVTEEHIDRNNHVNNVQYVKWVEEIAGEHWDFVKHKTNNPEDIWMLLDHHIQYKKQVYLGELLTIKTYPKTPEGIRQPRKVEFYCNGNLVVDSLTLWVFIDKETQRIIRLESNWLDIL is encoded by the coding sequence ATGAGTTTGATTTATGAAAAGCAAATAAAAGTGACGGAAGAACATATCGACAGGAATAACCATGTCAATAATGTTCAGTATGTAAAATGGGTGGAGGAGATAGCCGGTGAACACTGGGATTTCGTAAAGCATAAAACCAATAATCCGGAGGATATATGGATGCTTCTGGATCATCATATCCAATATAAAAAACAGGTGTATCTCGGAGAATTACTGACCATAAAGACCTACCCGAAAACTCCCGAAGGAATCAGGCAGCCCAGGAAAGTAGAATTTTACTGCAACGGTAATCTGGTGGTGGATTCATTAACACTTTGGGTTTTTATTGATAAAGAAACACAAAGAATTATTAGGCTGGAAAGTAACTGGCTGGATATTCTGTAA
- a CDS encoding ComF family protein produces the protein MIFDILFPNRCLGCHGIISADLLVCELCFSRIDFVHSGYFDNNFIKERCKLLFPVENTFALMQFEKENLSRKIIHELKYKSREKAGEILAEWTMERLDFKDRKPDLLVSVPLHPKKLKERGYNQLHTFTEKLSEFYGIPFDHDLIKRNQYSKAQALKDKQNRLKSENVFSITKSITQKNILLIDDVFTTGNTIASIAWEILKAGNNTVNVLVMAMDV, from the coding sequence ATGATTTTTGATATTTTATTTCCTAACCGATGCCTGGGCTGCCATGGCATTATTTCGGCTGATCTTCTGGTCTGTGAATTGTGTTTCAGCCGTATTGATTTCGTCCATTCCGGTTATTTTGACAATAATTTCATCAAAGAAAGATGCAAACTTCTTTTTCCTGTTGAAAACACTTTTGCTTTGATGCAGTTTGAAAAAGAAAATCTCAGCAGGAAAATTATTCATGAATTAAAATACAAAAGCCGGGAGAAGGCCGGAGAAATTTTGGCGGAGTGGACCATGGAGCGACTTGATTTCAAAGACCGAAAGCCTGATTTGCTGGTTTCCGTCCCGCTTCATCCCAAAAAGCTTAAAGAAAGAGGATACAATCAACTGCACACATTTACTGAAAAGCTTTCTGAGTTTTATGGAATTCCTTTTGACCATGATTTGATTAAAAGAAATCAGTATTCAAAAGCGCAGGCCCTAAAAGATAAACAGAACCGTTTAAAATCAGAAAATGTATTTTCTATCACCAAAAGCATAACGCAAAAAAATATACTTCTTATTGATGACGTTTTCACTACCGGAAATACGATTGCTTCTATCGCGTGGGAGATTCTTAAAGCGGGTAACAATACCGTTAATGTGCTGGTAATGGCGATGGATGTGTAG